The following coding sequences are from one Capsicum annuum cultivar UCD-10X-F1 chromosome 3, UCD10Xv1.1, whole genome shotgun sequence window:
- the LOC107862186 gene encoding zinc finger protein BRUTUS, translating into MAAQGRESGGGLAVLCGGGGGGAVNVVDASSSSSNGVMEKESGGTEEFPILFFLFFHKAIRLELNELHRSALAYATGELEDIQPLIKRYRFLRSVYKHHCHAEDEVIFPALDIRVKNVAQTYSLEHKGESDLFDHLFEILNPERQNYESFPRELASCTGALQTSVSQHMSKEEEQVFPLLIEKFSMDEQASLVWQFLCSIPVNMMKKFLPWLLSSISPGEHKDMQKCLSMIIPKEKLLQQVIFSWMEGENCVTAVGGHDIDPELPCSVDFNSVTDTCAPGNIKCVCESSSPGKRKFGGDTCDIDSGNPIDEVLHWHNAIKRELDEIAAEARRIELAGELSNLAPFNARLQFIAEVCIFHSIAEDKVIFPAVDGGLSFFQEHANEENQFNQLRCLIESIQSTEVNSTSAAEFFSKLCSQADLIIETIKQHFHNEEVQVLPLARKHFTQDRQRKLLYQSLCLMPLKLIERVLPWLVGTLSEDEARDFLKNLQLAASEADTALVTLLSGWVCKGRTDGVCLSPSATGCCPVKKFAESEEYHSQAPCPCFLSVHSDDSKRPFKRNLTAICRKDDTSDLSKGVNACNISCSDQSCRVPGLGVSDNNLGLTTISTPKSLRSLTFSSAAPSLDSSLFIWETESTTSQLNHKVHPIDTIFKFHKAIQKDLEYLDVESGKLNDCPEAFLRQFIGRFRLLWGLYRAHSNAEDEIVFPALESKESLHNVSHSYMLDHKQEEELFEDISSALTDLSELHEGLKEVYQKESGRTIVEFTSLCYREHKRKYNELATKVQGMCKSIRVSLDQHIFREEHELWPLFGKHFSMEEQDIIVGRIIGSTGAEVLQSMLPWVTSALTQDEQNKMMDTLKQATRNTMFSEWLNECWRRNPEVSLQPEALQNSNTNRGVDSHEGLDQSAHMFKPGWKDIFRMNQTELESEIRKVHRDSTLDPRRKSYLIQNLMTSRWIASQQKSQGSTEEISRSVDVVGCSPSFRDMEKQIFGCEHYKRNCKLRAACCGKLYTCRFCHDEVSDHSMDRKAVLEMMCMRCLKVQPIGPSCATPSCNGFSMAKYYCSICKFFDDERPVYHCPSCNLCRVGHGLGIDFYHCMKCNCCLGKSLMEHKCLEKALETNCPICCEFLFTSSATVRPLPCGHYMHSACFQAYASSNYICPICSKSMGNMAVYFGMLDALLANEVLPEEYQNRCQDILCNDCERKGRAPFHWLYHKCGFCGSYNTRVIQVPATNPDCPI; encoded by the exons ATGGCCGCACAGGGAAGAGAAAGCGGTGGAGGACTAGCAGTTTTATGCGGCGGCGGCGGTGGTGGTGCAGTCAATGTGGTGGATGCTTCGTCTTCGTCTTCGAACGGAGTTATGGAGAAAGAGAGTGgagggacagaggagtttcctattctgttttttctattttttcacaaGGCAATTCGGTTGGAGCTTAATGAACTTCATCGTTCCGCGTTAGCATATGCTACTGGAGAATTGGAAGATATACAACCATTGATTAAGCGTTACCGTTTTCTTAGATCAGTTTATAAGCACCATTGCCATGCTGAGGATGAG GTGATCTTTCCAGCTCTTGATATACGTGTGAAGAATGTAGCGCAAACATACTCCTTAGAGCACAAAGGTGAAAGTGATCTTTTTGATCACCTTTTTGAGATCTTAAATCCTGAGAGGCAGAACTATGAAAGTTTTCCACGAGAGCTAGCATCTTGTACTGGGGCATTGCAAACTTCTGTTAGTCAGCACATGTCGAAAGAGGAAGAACAG GTGTTCCCCTTGCTCATTGAGAAATTCTCAATGGATGAGCAGGCATCACTTGTTTGGCAGTTCCTTTGTAGCATTCCTGTGAATATGATGAAAAAGTTCCTTCCCTGGCTTTTATCTTCTATATCTCCTGGCGAGCACAAGGATATGCAGAAGTGCTTGTCTATGATTATTCCAAAAGAGAAGCTCCTCCAGCAG GTAATTTTCTCCTGGATGGAAGGTGAAAACTGTGTCACTGCTGTTGGTGGGCATGACATTGATCCTGAGCTTCCATGCTCTGTGGATTTtaattctgtaactgatactTGTGCGCCAGGAAACATAAAGTGTGTGTGTGAATCTTCCAGCCCTGGGAAAAGAAAATTCGGGGGTGATACCTGTGATATTGATTCTGGAAATCCAATTGATGAAGTATTGCATTGGCATAATGCTATTAAGAGAGAGTTAGATGAAATAGCAGCAGAGGCTAGAAGAATTGAGTTGGCCGGAGAATTATCTAATTTGGCACCTTTCAATGCAAGACTTCAGTTTATAGCTGAAGTCTGCATATTTCACAG CATTGCTGAGGACAAGGTCATATTCCCTGCTGTAGATGGAGGGCTCTCCTTTTTCCAAGAACATGCTAATGAAGAAAATCAATTTAATCAGCTTCGTTGCCTGATTGAGAGCATTCAAAGCACAGAAGTCAATTCCACCTCAGCTGCtgaatttttctccaaattatgTTCTCAGGCTGACTTAATTATTGAGACAATTAAACAACACTTTCACAATGAAGAAGTTCAG GTTCTTCCTCTTGCTCGGAAGCATTTCACCCAGGACAGACAGAGGAAACTTTTGTACCAAAGCTTGTGTTTAATGCCATTGAAGTTGATAGAACGAGTCTTACCCTGGTTAGTGGGTACACTATCTGAAGATGAAGCTAGAGATTTTTTAAAGAACTTGCAGCTTGCAG CTTCAGAAGCTGATACTGCTTTGGTGACACTATTATCTGGTTGGGTATGTAAAGGACGTACAGATGGTGTATGTTTGTCTCCTAGTGCCACTGGTTGTTGCCCTGTGAAAAAGTTTGCTGAAAGTGAAGAATATCATTCTCAAGCACCTTGTCCATGTTTTCTCTCAGTCCATTCTGATGATTCTAAGAGACCATTCAAAAGAAACCTTACTGCTATTTGCAGAAAAGATGATACATCAGACTTGTCCAAGGGTGTAAATGCTTGTAATATATCTTGCAGTGATCAGTCATGTCGTGTCCCAGGGTTAGGAGTTAGTGATAATAATCTGGGACTGACTACTATATCCACACCAAAATCTCTTCGTTCTTTGACCTTCAGCTCTGCTGCTCCTTCTCTTGACTCAAGCCTCTTTATCTGGGAGACAGAGAGTACCACTTCTCAACTCAACCATAAAGTGCACCCCATTGACACCATATTCAAATTTCACAAGGCGATACAAAAAGATTTGGAGTATCTTGATGTTGAATCTGGTAAGCTTAATGACTGTCCTGAGGCTTTTCTTCGGCAGTTCATAGGTAGATTCCGGTTGCTTTGGGGTTTGTACAGAGCCCACAGTAATGCCGAGGATGAGATAGTTTTCCCTGCACTTGAATCTAAAGAATCACTCCATAATGTGTCTCACTCCTATATGTTGGACCATAAGCAGGAGGAGGAACTGTTTGAAGACATCTCATCTGCCCTGACTGATCTTTCAGAACTTCACGAAGGGTTGAAGGAAGTCTACCAGAAGGAATCTGGGAGGACTATTGTTGAGTTTACTAGCCTGTGTTATAGGGAGcacaaaagaaaatacaatgaGCTTGCCACAAAGGTTCAAGGAATGTGTAAATCAATCAGAGTTAGTCTGGATCAGCATATATTCAGAGAAGAACATGAGCTGTGGCCACTCTTCGGCAAGCATTTCTCTATGGAGGAGCAAGACATAATAGTTGGTCGTATAATTGGAAGCACCGGGGCTGAAGTACTTCAGTCAATGCTGCCTTGGGTAACTTCTGCTCTTACTCAGGATGAGCAGAATAAGATGATGGACACATTAAAGCAGGCTACAAGAAACACCATGTTCAGTGAATGGCTCAACGAGTGTTGGAGACGAAATCCTGAAGTATCTTTACAGCCTGAAGCCTTGCAAAATAGCAATACAAACAGAG GTGTTGATTCTCATGAAGGCTTGGACCAGAGTGCCCATATGTTCAAACCCGGTTGGAAAGACATTTTCCGTATGAATCAAACAGAACTTGAGTCGGAGATTAGAAAAGTTCATAGAGATTCAACACTCGATCCAAGGAGGAAAtcttatttaattcaaaatctgaTGACTAG CCGTTGGATAGCCTCTCAGCAGAAATCACAAGGGTCAACAGAAGAAATCTCTCgtagtgttgatgttgttggGTGTTCACCATCCTTTCGTGATATGGAGAAACAAATTTTTGGTTGTGAACACTACAAAAGAAACTGCAAACTTCGTGCAGCTTGCTGTGGAAAATTGTATACATGCAGATTCTGCCATGATGAAGTGAGCGACCATTCAATGGACAG GAAAGCGGTTCTTGAGATGATGTGCATGCGTTGCTTGAAAGTTCAACCAATTGGACCCAGCTGCGCGACACCATCATGCAATGGATTTTCGATGGCAAAATACTATTGCAGTATATGCAAGTTCTTTGACGATGAGAG GCCTGTATACCACTGTCCTTCTTGCAACCTGTGTCGTGTTGGACATGGTCTTGGAATTGATTTTTATCATTGCATGAAATGCAATTGTTGTCTGGGAAAAAGTTTGATGGAGCACAAGTGTTTGGAGAAGGCGTTGGAAACAAATTGTCCCATTTGCTGTGAGTTTTTATTTACTTCCAGTGCAACAGTTAGACCTCTGCCTTGTGGGCATTACATGCACTCAGCTTGCTTTCAG GCATATGCTTCCAGTAACTACATTTGCCCGATATGCAGCAAATCTATGGGTAATATGGCG GTTTATTTTGGAATGCTGGATGCTCTGCTGGCTAATGAGGTTCTCCCAGAGGAGTACCAGAATCGTTGCCAG GATATTCTTTGCAATGACTGTGAACGGAAAGGCCGGGCACCCTTCCATTGGTTATATCACAAGTGTGGGTTCTGTGGATCTTACAACACGAGAGTTATCCAAGTGCCCGCAACAAATCCTGACTGCCCTATCTGA
- the LOC107865883 gene encoding uncharacterized protein LOC107865883 isoform X2, translating to MRRNLKDDIEPIRMSKRIAEAKSVMNPIVAVEARVVSKMKPKIAAAGFERVIRKPKLVPEIVHIEPVTKKKKKKRGKRPFASDATQADISYKSLYIETQKKVEDLREENYKQAIDLSYRSGQVDAYEYIIGSMKNVVGFSNTMRVTDAGMNLSKGTAPDAPSLNLNNLG from the exons ATGAGGAGGAACCTAAAAGATGATATTGAACCGATCCGTATGAGCAAGAGGATAGCTGAAGCAAAAAGTGTGATGAATCCGATTGTTGCTGTTGAAGCTAGAGTTGTTAGCAAGATGAAGCCAAAAATTGCTGCTGCTGGATTTGAAAGAGTTATAAGGAAGCCAAAATTAGTTCCAGAAATTGTCCATATTGAGCCAgtgacaaagaagaagaagaagaag AGAGGCAAAAGGCCCTTTGCAAGTGATGCTACACAGGCAGACATCAGCTACAAATCTCTGTATATTGAGACTCAAAAAAAG GTTGAGGATTTGAGGGAGGAGAACTATAAACAAGCCATCGATTTGAGCTACCGAAGTGGGCAAGTTGATGCA TACGAGTATATAATAGGAAGCATGAAGAATGTGGTTGGCTTCTCGAATACAATGAGAGTAACTGATGCAGGGATGAACTTGTCGAAAGGAACTGCTCCAGATGCTCCTTCATTGAACCTGAACAATctcggatga
- the LOC107865883 gene encoding uncharacterized protein LOC107865883 isoform X1, with amino-acid sequence MRRNLKDDIEPIRMSKRIAEAKSVMNPIVAVEARVVSKMKPKIAAAGFERVIRKPKLVPEIVHIEPVTKKKKKKVIKATKNERGKRPFASDATQADISYKSLYIETQKKVEDLREENYKQAIDLSYRSGQVDAYEYIIGSMKNVVGFSNTMRVTDAGMNLSKGTAPDAPSLNLNNLG; translated from the exons ATGAGGAGGAACCTAAAAGATGATATTGAACCGATCCGTATGAGCAAGAGGATAGCTGAAGCAAAAAGTGTGATGAATCCGATTGTTGCTGTTGAAGCTAGAGTTGTTAGCAAGATGAAGCCAAAAATTGCTGCTGCTGGATTTGAAAGAGTTATAAGGAAGCCAAAATTAGTTCCAGAAATTGTCCATATTGAGCCAgtgacaaagaagaagaagaagaaggttatTAAAGCTACTAAGAATGag AGAGGCAAAAGGCCCTTTGCAAGTGATGCTACACAGGCAGACATCAGCTACAAATCTCTGTATATTGAGACTCAAAAAAAG GTTGAGGATTTGAGGGAGGAGAACTATAAACAAGCCATCGATTTGAGCTACCGAAGTGGGCAAGTTGATGCA TACGAGTATATAATAGGAAGCATGAAGAATGTGGTTGGCTTCTCGAATACAATGAGAGTAACTGATGCAGGGATGAACTTGTCGAAAGGAACTGCTCCAGATGCTCCTTCATTGAACCTGAACAATctcggatga